From Phenylobacterium montanum, the proteins below share one genomic window:
- a CDS encoding glucan biosynthesis protein — MKARAAELARRPFAPTPAPPRNLVEAVDYDAFGAVRYRPDAGLWADPPSDATVRFFHMGRAATQPVAMHVVEGGQARQVIYAENLFDAPADSPARKLGPRAGFAGFRAMNPDQQGDWIAYLGASYFRSADPFNQYGLSARGLAIDTAIDGAEEFPSFTAFWLEKDAQGRLLVHALLNGPSCTGAFRILHDRPAKGGLPGLTQTIQVQLNFRKAVTRLGLAPLTSMYWYGQSDRTPTDDWRPQIHDSDGLSIWTGAGERLWRPLANPPRVTTNLFFDKGPRGFGLMQRDRQFQDYQDDGVFYEKRPSVWVEPVGDWGEGSVQLVQIPTTGETDDNIVAFWTPSAPVHAASRLDYGYRLLWTGEEPGPFGVARVVATRQGRSGRPGLPAIPGRRKFVIDFEGSGLAGLDRSSGVQPVVEARPGRIVDPVAYPVVGTPRWRLAFDAETTGLASGAAVELRAYLRRGSAALTETWSYQAFAA, encoded by the coding sequence TTGAAAGCTCGCGCCGCCGAGTTGGCGCGCCGTCCTTTCGCGCCGACGCCGGCCCCGCCGCGAAACCTGGTCGAGGCGGTGGACTACGACGCCTTCGGGGCGGTGCGCTATCGGCCGGATGCCGGCCTGTGGGCCGACCCGCCGAGCGACGCCACGGTACGCTTCTTCCACATGGGCCGCGCCGCGACCCAGCCGGTCGCCATGCACGTGGTCGAGGGCGGCCAGGCGCGGCAGGTGATCTATGCCGAGAACCTGTTCGACGCCCCCGCCGACTCGCCGGCGCGCAAGCTCGGCCCCCGCGCGGGCTTCGCCGGCTTTCGGGCGATGAACCCGGACCAGCAGGGCGACTGGATCGCCTATCTGGGCGCCTCCTATTTCCGCTCCGCCGACCCGTTCAATCAGTACGGGCTCTCGGCCCGGGGCCTGGCGATCGACACCGCCATAGACGGGGCGGAGGAATTCCCGAGCTTCACCGCCTTCTGGCTGGAGAAGGACGCTCAAGGCCGCCTGCTGGTCCACGCCCTCCTGAACGGGCCGAGCTGCACCGGCGCCTTCCGCATCCTGCACGACCGTCCGGCCAAGGGCGGCCTGCCGGGCCTTACCCAGACCATCCAGGTCCAGCTGAATTTCCGCAAGGCGGTGACGCGCCTGGGCCTCGCCCCGCTGACCAGCATGTACTGGTACGGCCAGAGCGATCGCACGCCCACCGATGACTGGCGGCCGCAGATCCATGACAGCGACGGCCTTTCCATCTGGACCGGCGCCGGCGAGCGTCTCTGGCGGCCCCTGGCCAATCCGCCGCGGGTCACCACCAATCTCTTCTTCGACAAGGGCCCGCGCGGTTTCGGCCTGATGCAGCGCGATCGCCAGTTCCAGGACTATCAGGACGACGGGGTGTTCTATGAAAAGCGGCCCAGCGTCTGGGTCGAGCCCGTGGGCGACTGGGGCGAAGGGTCGGTGCAGCTGGTGCAGATCCCCACCACTGGCGAAACCGACGACAACATTGTCGCGTTCTGGACCCCGTCGGCCCCGGTCCACGCCGCAAGCCGGCTCGACTACGGCTATCGCCTGCTCTGGACCGGCGAGGAACCGGGCCCTTTCGGCGTGGCCCGCGTGGTGGCCACCCGGCAGGGCCGCAGCGGTCGCCCCGGCCTTCCGGCGATCCCTGGCCGGCGCAAGTTCGTGATCGACTTCGAGGGGTCCGGATTGGCCGGCCTGGACCGCTCCAGCGGGGTTCAGCCGGTGGTCGAGGCGCGCCCCGGCCGCATCGTCGATCCGGTCGCCTACCCTGTGGTGGGAACCCCGCGCTGGCGCCTGGCGTTCGACGCGGAGACGACCGGTCTTGCCTCGGGTGCGGCTGTTGAATTGCGGGCGTATCTGAGGCGCGGCTCGGCCGCCCTAACGGAAACCTGGTCGTATCAGGCGTTCGCCGCATGA
- the mdoH gene encoding glucans biosynthesis glucosyltransferase MdoH has translation MNASVRRPLAFAPLSVCDPIVADLPEAAPIDMPVQSLWESARRRRRMAPGTAQGWRVAALSAITLAMTVPATAVLASGLRVDGLSVLDFALLVVFALLFAWTTFAFVSAAVGLIAVEEEAEDCLDPAEPVPTLASRTAVLVPVYNEDPRSVFVRLRAIAASIAETGQAHAFALFVLSDTTKAEIRVAEQAAFRRFKGSGTGVEAYYRHRPENIDRKAGNIADWVRVFGGAYEQMVVLDADSLMSGETLVRLAGAMERNHRLGLIQTLPTLVNLTSLFARAQQFASRLYGPMLARGTAWWSGPQGNYWGHNAILRVKAFADQAGLPHLAGRRPFGGHIMSHDFVEAALMRRAGWEVRMATKLGGSYEESPPTLADLMARDRRWCQGNLQHALVVPARGLHWVSRLHLVRGFCAYLTSPLWLALLVIGAILSVAPKLGAYQAANATAADLNHRSAALTAVFAISMGMVLAPKLMAFGVAMVRRETRVAFGGLRRALMSLLAEIGLSALIAPIMMLSQTRALADIFLGRDSGWSAQTRKEGALSFREATRRHRVDTLFGLVLAAASLSASLATFLWLSPVILGLLSAIPLAVLTSRQDLGLKALRAGLFLIPEERAPPPLIRHVSALMAWPSDFSFDAASAWLISGGKVEPMFG, from the coding sequence ATGAACGCCTCCGTCCGACGGCCCCTGGCCTTCGCCCCCCTCAGCGTGTGCGACCCGATCGTCGCCGACCTGCCGGAGGCCGCGCCGATCGACATGCCCGTGCAATCCCTTTGGGAATCGGCGCGCCGGCGCCGGCGCATGGCTCCGGGCACGGCCCAGGGCTGGCGCGTCGCGGCCCTGTCGGCGATCACCCTGGCCATGACCGTGCCCGCGACGGCTGTCCTGGCCTCGGGTCTGAGGGTCGACGGGCTGAGCGTGCTGGATTTCGCGCTTCTGGTCGTGTTCGCCCTGCTGTTCGCCTGGACGACCTTCGCCTTCGTCAGCGCCGCTGTGGGCCTGATCGCCGTCGAGGAAGAAGCCGAGGACTGCCTCGACCCGGCCGAGCCGGTTCCGACCCTCGCCAGCCGCACGGCGGTGCTGGTCCCGGTCTATAACGAAGACCCCAGGTCCGTGTTCGTGCGGTTGAGAGCGATCGCCGCCTCGATCGCCGAGACCGGCCAGGCCCACGCCTTCGCCCTGTTCGTGCTGAGCGACACCACCAAGGCCGAGATCCGCGTCGCCGAACAGGCCGCCTTTCGCCGCTTCAAGGGCAGCGGGACCGGCGTCGAGGCCTATTATCGCCACCGGCCCGAGAACATCGACCGCAAGGCCGGCAATATCGCCGACTGGGTCAGGGTGTTCGGTGGGGCCTACGAGCAGATGGTGGTGCTGGACGCCGACAGCCTGATGAGCGGCGAGACTCTGGTGCGGCTGGCCGGCGCCATGGAGCGCAACCACCGCCTGGGCCTGATCCAGACCCTGCCGACCCTGGTCAACCTGACCAGCCTGTTCGCCCGGGCGCAGCAGTTCGCCAGCCGCCTCTATGGCCCCATGCTGGCGCGCGGGACCGCCTGGTGGTCGGGGCCGCAGGGCAACTACTGGGGCCACAACGCCATCCTTCGGGTGAAGGCCTTCGCCGATCAGGCCGGCCTGCCACATCTGGCCGGCCGTCGCCCCTTCGGCGGTCACATCATGAGCCACGACTTCGTCGAGGCCGCCCTGATGCGCCGCGCCGGCTGGGAGGTGCGCATGGCCACCAAGCTCGGCGGCTCCTACGAAGAATCACCGCCGACCCTGGCCGATCTGATGGCCCGCGACCGGCGCTGGTGCCAGGGCAACCTCCAGCATGCCCTGGTGGTGCCGGCGCGCGGCCTGCACTGGGTCAGCCGCCTGCACCTGGTGCGCGGCTTCTGCGCCTATCTGACTTCGCCCCTGTGGCTGGCCCTTCTGGTGATTGGTGCGATCCTGTCCGTGGCGCCGAAACTGGGCGCCTATCAGGCCGCGAACGCGACCGCCGCCGACCTGAACCATCGCTCGGCCGCGCTCACAGCCGTGTTCGCCATCTCCATGGGTATGGTGTTGGCGCCCAAACTGATGGCCTTCGGCGTGGCCATGGTCCGCCGTGAGACGCGCGTGGCCTTCGGTGGTCTCCGCCGCGCCCTGATGAGCCTCTTGGCCGAGATCGGACTTTCGGCCCTGATCGCTCCGATCATGATGCTGAGCCAGACCCGCGCCCTGGCCGACATTTTCCTCGGCCGCGACTCCGGCTGGTCGGCCCAGACCCGCAAGGAGGGCGCATTGTCCTTCAGAGAGGCGACCCGCCGCCACCGGGTCGACACCCTGTTCGGTCTGGTGCTTGCGGCGGCCAGCCTTTCGGCCTCGCTGGCGACCTTCCTCTGGCTCTCGCCCGTGATCCTGGGCCTGCTCTCGGCCATTCCGCTCGCGGTCCTGACCTCGCGCCAGGACCTGGGGCTGAAAGCCCTGCGCGCCGGCCTGTTCCTGATCCCCGAGGAGCGCGCGCCGCCGCCCCTGATCCGACATGTCAGCGCCCTGATGGCGTGGCCATCGGATTTCAGCTTCGACGCCGCATCGGCCTGGCTGATCAGCGGCGGCAAGGTCGAACCGATGTTCGGCTAA
- a CDS encoding NAD-dependent epimerase/dehydratase family protein has product MRILLTGSSGWLGESLAPRLVALGHEVIGLDPVPSERTAIVGSVADRALVRQAIGDHKVQAVIHSGAVHQPDMARHGRQTFIDVNVTGTLNLLEEAADQGVERFVFTSTTSLMITQAIREGARGGAREAVWLTEAALCEPRNIYGATKLAAESLCRVVNLQTGLPVVVLRTSRFFPEADDMAHAIEQSDANTKANELLYRRLTQADAAEAHVAALDKAPELGFDIFIISARPPFSPDDAEDLIRDAPAVVERYFPGYREIYNRLGWTMFASIDRVYDPSRAAERLGFVCKTGFGELLAELKARQD; this is encoded by the coding sequence ATGCGCATCCTTCTGACCGGCTCCTCCGGCTGGCTGGGCGAAAGCCTGGCGCCGCGACTCGTCGCCTTAGGTCATGAGGTGATCGGCCTCGACCCGGTCCCGTCCGAACGCACGGCGATCGTCGGTTCGGTCGCTGACCGGGCCCTGGTGCGCCAGGCGATCGGGGATCACAAGGTCCAGGCGGTGATCCATTCCGGCGCCGTGCACCAGCCGGACATGGCCCGCCACGGGCGCCAGACCTTCATCGACGTCAATGTCACCGGGACCCTGAACCTCCTGGAAGAGGCAGCCGACCAGGGGGTGGAGCGGTTTGTCTTCACCTCGACCACCTCGCTGATGATCACCCAGGCGATCCGCGAGGGAGCCAGGGGAGGCGCGCGCGAGGCGGTCTGGCTGACCGAGGCGGCGCTTTGCGAGCCGCGCAACATCTATGGCGCGACCAAGCTGGCGGCCGAGAGCCTGTGCCGGGTCGTGAACCTGCAGACCGGCCTGCCGGTGGTGGTGCTGCGCACCAGCCGCTTTTTTCCCGAGGCCGACGACATGGCCCATGCGATCGAGCAGTCCGACGCCAATACCAAGGCCAACGAGTTGCTCTATCGCCGCCTGACCCAGGCGGACGCGGCCGAGGCCCATGTGGCGGCGCTGGACAAGGCGCCCGAGCTCGGCTTTGACATCTTCATCATCTCGGCCCGGCCGCCGTTCTCACCGGACGACGCCGAGGACCTGATCCGCGACGCGCCCGCCGTGGTCGAGCGCTATTTTCCTGGCTATCGCGAGATCTATAACCGCCTGGGCTGGACCATGTTCGCCTCGATCGACCGGGTCTATGACCCGAGCCGCGCGGCCGAGCGCCTGGGGTTCGTGTGCAAGACCGGCTTCGGCGAACTGCTCGCGGAGCTGAAGGCGCGGCAGGATTAG
- a CDS encoding secondary thiamine-phosphate synthase enzyme YjbQ — protein MPHAAEIISFDTPGRGLLEITRPVAEWVRRQGARTGLLTLFCRHTSASLLIQENAAPEVRGDLEAFFEAIAPEAPGRYAHDDEGPDDMPAHLRAALTGVHLVVPLIDGRLALGTWQGIYLFEHRRRPHRREVALHLGFEP, from the coding sequence ATGCCCCACGCCGCAGAGATCATTTCCTTCGACACGCCGGGCCGCGGTCTTTTGGAAATTACGCGCCCCGTCGCCGAGTGGGTCCGCCGCCAGGGCGCGCGAACCGGCCTTCTGACCCTGTTCTGTCGCCACACCTCGGCCTCGCTGCTGATCCAGGAGAACGCTGCACCGGAGGTGCGGGGCGATCTGGAAGCTTTCTTCGAGGCGATCGCGCCCGAAGCGCCCGGCCGCTACGCCCATGACGACGAAGGCCCGGACGACATGCCGGCGCACCTGCGCGCCGCCCTGACAGGCGTGCATCTGGTCGTCCCGCTGATCGATGGACGCCTGGCGCTGGGGACCTGGCAAGGGATCTACCTGTTCGAGCACCGCCGCCGCCCGCATCGGCGCGAAGTGGCCCTGCATCTGGGGTTCGAGCCCTGA
- a CDS encoding GFA family protein, with amino-acid sequence MAYVGNCFCGAVELQATGEPEAMGYCHCRSCRSWSGGPVNAFSLWKPESIKVTKGAEHLATFQKTDLSQRQYCAKCGGHLMTNHPPLGLIDVFTATLPGLDFKPGVHVNYAETVLPMKDGLPKLRDFPAEFGGSGEAVPE; translated from the coding sequence ATGGCCTATGTCGGGAACTGCTTTTGCGGCGCGGTCGAACTTCAGGCGACGGGCGAGCCGGAGGCGATGGGCTATTGCCATTGCCGCTCGTGCCGATCCTGGTCCGGCGGGCCGGTCAACGCCTTCAGCCTGTGGAAGCCGGAGTCAATCAAGGTGACCAAGGGGGCCGAGCACCTGGCGACATTCCAGAAGACCGACCTCAGCCAGCGGCAGTATTGCGCCAAGTGCGGCGGGCATCTGATGACCAACCACCCGCCGCTGGGCCTGATCGACGTATTCACGGCCACCCTGCCTGGGCTCGACTTCAAGCCGGGGGTGCACGTCAACTATGCCGAGACCGTGCTGCCGATGAAGGACGGCCTGCCCAAGCTGAGGGATTTCCCGGCCGAATTCGGCGGCTCGGGCGAGGCCGTGCCGGAATAG
- a CDS encoding GNAT family N-acetyltransferase: MTQSIRVSDAVPSVETYRRLRTAAGLSDKSPMAAARGLAGSLFAVQLFMGDEAIGMGRVIGDGGCFFQVVDIAVDPRFQGRGYGKAIMVEIMAWLEAEVPPTGYVSLIADGPAKDLYAQFGFQPTAPASIGMAWRPPAIGAGQA, encoded by the coding sequence GTGACCCAATCCATTCGAGTCTCGGACGCCGTTCCGTCCGTCGAGACCTATCGCCGGCTTCGCACAGCCGCGGGCCTCAGCGACAAGAGCCCCATGGCGGCCGCGCGGGGCCTCGCCGGCAGCCTCTTCGCCGTGCAGCTGTTCATGGGCGACGAAGCGATCGGCATGGGCCGGGTGATCGGCGACGGAGGCTGCTTCTTCCAGGTGGTCGACATCGCCGTGGATCCCCGATTCCAGGGTCGCGGCTACGGCAAGGCGATCATGGTGGAGATCATGGCCTGGCTGGAGGCCGAGGTTCCGCCGACCGGCTATGTCAGCCTGATCGCCGACGGCCCGGCCAAGGACCTCTACGCCCAGTTCGGCTTTCAGCCCACGGCGCCGGCGTCGATCGGCATGGCCTGGCGCCCGCCCGCGATTGGCGCCGGCCAGGCTTAG
- a CDS encoding peptidylprolyl isomerase, with protein MRRWAMQAGLCLALCAGAASAAPAPTWRGLDPDNTLVIDTSQGRIVVEMRPEFAPQSVARVKLLAREGVYDGLLFHRVIDRFVDQTGNPNNRDGGTSSHPNLPPEFDFLLKPDAADAIASRASDGITGFVGATPFSASQLPRPDGTLRAAGAYCAGVVGMGREEDPGTGNSEIFFMREPSRRLDRSYSVWGRVVQGLDVVRTVAIGEPPAHPDRMIKVRVMADLPATERPKLEVMNPRSAAFAALIRKVRAAKGADFSICDIDVPSRSQP; from the coding sequence ATGCGGCGATGGGCCATGCAGGCCGGGCTCTGCCTGGCGCTATGCGCCGGCGCGGCGAGCGCAGCGCCGGCGCCGACCTGGCGTGGGCTAGATCCGGACAACACCCTGGTGATCGACACCAGCCAGGGCAGGATCGTGGTCGAGATGCGCCCCGAGTTCGCCCCGCAGTCGGTGGCCCGGGTCAAGCTCCTGGCGCGCGAGGGAGTCTATGACGGCCTGCTGTTCCACCGGGTGATCGACCGCTTCGTCGACCAGACCGGCAATCCCAACAACCGCGACGGCGGAACCTCCAGCCACCCGAACCTGCCGCCCGAATTCGACTTCCTGCTCAAGCCCGATGCGGCGGACGCGATCGCCTCCCGCGCCAGCGACGGGATCACCGGCTTTGTCGGCGCTACGCCGTTCTCAGCCAGCCAGCTGCCGCGCCCCGACGGAACCTTGCGCGCCGCCGGCGCCTATTGCGCCGGTGTGGTCGGCATGGGGCGCGAGGAAGACCCGGGCACCGGCAACAGCGAAATCTTCTTCATGCGCGAGCCCAGCCGGCGGCTGGACCGCAGCTACAGCGTCTGGGGGCGTGTGGTGCAGGGGCTGGACGTGGTGCGCACCGTGGCGATCGGCGAACCGCCGGCCCATCCCGACCGCATGATCAAGGTCCGCGTCATGGCCGACCTGCCGGCGACGGAGCGTCCCAAACTCGAGGTGATGAACCCGCGCTCGGCGGCCTTCGCCGCCCTGATCCGCAAGGTTCGCGCGGCCAAGGGCGCGGATTTCAGCATCTGCGATATCGACGTTCCCTCCCGGAGCCAGCCGTGA
- a CDS encoding alkaline phosphatase family protein, with translation MNRIVRALALALALGFSGLAGAAQAAARAPLILIALDGFRAEYLDRGETPNLAALGAEGVRAEAMRPAFPSVTNPNHYTLLTGLYPAHHGVVDNMMKDPALPGLWFGGVEDGRDNADPRWWGGATPIWITAQRAGLRTASDGWPHDWVVIKGQVPTYLEPRNPSAHVADQVDKVLAWLDLPLAQRPDFIRLHLDPTDAIGHIFGPDAPPTNMAIKQVDGAIGRLAQGLKARGLYDKVNIIIVSDHGMTEVSPARTFKLAALVDSKLVDVATFGSDLGVTPLAGHEAEVEKALLGRHPHLSCWRRAEIPAHLHYRDGPRVPPIFCLPDLGWLVVTPGGEKLYGGLKGDHGYDPNDPDMWAIFLAHGPGFRSGANLPLFENVDVYPMMTKLLALKPEPNDGRLAEVEGALK, from the coding sequence TTGAACCGAATCGTCCGCGCGCTCGCCCTGGCTCTGGCCCTGGGCTTTTCCGGCCTCGCCGGCGCCGCCCAGGCCGCGGCCCGCGCGCCGCTGATCCTGATCGCCCTGGACGGTTTCCGCGCCGAATACCTGGACCGCGGCGAGACCCCGAACCTCGCCGCCCTGGGCGCCGAGGGCGTGCGGGCCGAGGCCATGCGGCCAGCTTTCCCCTCGGTCACCAACCCCAACCACTATACCCTCCTGACCGGCCTCTACCCCGCCCATCACGGGGTCGTGGACAACATGATGAAGGACCCCGCCCTGCCCGGCCTTTGGTTCGGCGGGGTCGAGGACGGCAGGGACAACGCCGACCCGCGCTGGTGGGGCGGCGCGACGCCGATCTGGATCACCGCCCAGCGCGCGGGGCTGAGGACCGCCTCCGACGGCTGGCCGCATGACTGGGTGGTCATCAAGGGCCAGGTCCCGACCTATCTCGAGCCGCGCAATCCCAGCGCCCACGTCGCCGACCAGGTGGACAAGGTGCTGGCCTGGCTGGACCTGCCCCTGGCCCAAAGGCCGGACTTCATCCGCCTGCACCTCGATCCCACCGACGCCATCGGCCACATTTTCGGACCCGACGCGCCGCCGACTAACATGGCCATCAAGCAGGTCGACGGGGCGATCGGCCGGCTGGCCCAGGGGCTGAAGGCCCGCGGCCTCTACGACAAGGTCAACATCATCATCGTTTCCGACCACGGCATGACCGAGGTCAGCCCGGCCCGCACCTTCAAGCTGGCGGCCCTGGTGGACTCGAAGCTGGTGGATGTAGCCACCTTCGGCTCCGACCTCGGCGTCACGCCCCTGGCCGGCCACGAGGCGGAGGTGGAGAAGGCGCTTCTGGGCCGCCATCCGCACCTGTCCTGCTGGCGACGGGCCGAGATTCCCGCCCACCTGCACTATCGCGACGGCCCGCGGGTCCCACCGATCTTCTGCCTGCCCGACCTCGGCTGGCTGGTGGTGACGCCGGGGGGCGAGAAGCTCTATGGCGGGCTGAAGGGCGACCACGGCTATGACCCCAACGACCCGGACATGTGGGCGATCTTCCTCGCCCATGGCCCAGGCTTCAGGTCAGGCGCCAACCTGCCGCTGTTCGAAAATGTCGACGTCTATCCGATGATGACGAAGCTGCTGGCGCTCAAGCCGGAGCCCAATGACGGTCGGCTGGCCGAGGTCGAGGGTGCGCTGAAGTAG